In Candidatus Pantoea floridensis, the genomic window GGGTTTTTCTTCATCTCTAAGTCTGACTTTTAACGCATTTTGATTGTGATAAATTCTTTTTTTTGTCACGATTACAATCCTTTATATTAGGTGTTTTTTAGGTTGTTATGATTAATAAAAAAGATTAAATGTTGCAAATCTTTTTTTAAAGTATTTTTAAAGATTATTTTTCCAACAATTATTCTTTTTTTTGAAAGATTAGAAGGCTTTTCGTTCGTGTATCAGACGCTCTAAACTGTTAATCTTTAATTCTTTAGCAATGCACTGCTATCAATGAAGGTTTTACGTGCTACATTTCCAACAATATTAGTTGAAATTCCATCGAAAGTACCGCCTATGATTCCACCGACTACGGGTATCATCTTGCCTAAGTTTATGGCTCCTTTTTCCCCAAATTTCGTTAGTAATCTAAAACCCACCTGCTTATTGATAGCAAAAATAGTTTCCTTTGAAATACTTTTGATCAACTGAGTAGACATTTTGGAACCGATGATGATGCCTGTACTTTTTAGTATGTCTTTAGCGGCATTTCCAGCAAGGCAGCTATAGACAATGGTTTTTACACGATCATCTTTTACATCATATCCGCCCATGATAGCGATGGCTGTAATCATACGGATTTGGACGTAAATGACTGTAGCTATACTGGCAGGGATTGCAACCGGGAGGGTGATGACTCCACCAACACCTGAGATGAATCCAGCAGTGGCTGATTTGGTATTTTGCCAACGAATTAATGATTTTACTTTTTCTGCTAAACTGTCGTTACTTTTAAGATAGCTTTCGGCCATTTCATAGGCTGAATCTGTTCCTGGTAAGCTTCCATCCAGAGCCTTATCGTAAGCCCAATTGAGAGCCTGCATGATTTTACCTTCGTTTAATGCTTCAGACATTTTATTTCCCTATTAAAATTTGATGAAACATATAACTTATCGGGATCGTTAAGATAATCTTTAGGGTGGTGAGCCAAAAAAAAACCAATCATAAGATTGGTTTTTATAATCTATTGATAAGTAATCATTTTTAAATTTATCGATTGATGATTTTATCGAAGATGTGCATCCACCGCTTAAGTTGCAGTTCCGTATCACGGATACCTTCCTGTGAGTTGAAGTCACCTTTTTGAGGAAAGAACATTACCCGCCATTCTGGATACTGAACATCGTCTACTGCGATGTAAAACCCTGATTCTCTGAAGTCATGGGTGCGGTCGAGTTCTCTATCCAAGCCTGTTCTTTGTCTTGTGGTAGACAAGTTGTATCTCCACTCCTTGACCGCAGAGAAGGGATAGGTCTTATGTTTATTCTCTTCCCTGAGATGAATCAGTCCTCTGTGCTGGTCGAGCTTCATTGAAGTAGGGCCAAATTCATGGCTCCACATCCCGTCCTGCTCGCCAAAATGGTCCCTGGTGCTGGCATTCCACTTTTTGATGCGGAATTTTTTATAAGCAAACATCAAAAGCATGATGCTTGCGAAAACCCAAATAATAGCGAGTTGCACTAATCCTCTCATACCCAAGAAGTAGAAGATGACAATTGGCAGAGCGATGGCAATCCATACTCGTTTCATCATTAGGAAATTAGGCTGCTTAACTTCAGTCATTGTTGTCATAAGACCATCCGGTATCGTTTCGTTGTATTCAGATCGCACTGATCCTTCAGTTTATTTTGCTGATAAATCAGTGAGCTATATCGCTTCGTTTGAAGT contains:
- a CDS encoding EcsC family protein, whose translation is MSEALNEGKIMQALNWAYDKALDGSLPGTDSAYEMAESYLKSNDSLAEKVKSLIRWQNTKSATAGFISGVGGVITLPVAIPASIATVIYVQIRMITAIAIMGGYDVKDDRVKTIVYSCLAGNAAKDILKSTGIIIGSKMSTQLIKSISKETIFAINKQVGFRLLTKFGEKGAINLGKMIPVVGGIIGGTFDGISTNIVGNVARKTFIDSSALLKN
- a CDS encoding DUF4755 domain-containing protein, which gives rise to MTTMTEVKQPNFLMMKRVWIAIALPIVIFYFLGMRGLVQLAIIWVFASIMLLMFAYKKFRIKKWNASTRDHFGEQDGMWSHEFGPTSMKLDQHRGLIHLREENKHKTYPFSAVKEWRYNLSTTRQRTGLDRELDRTHDFRESGFYIAVDDVQYPEWRVMFFPQKGDFNSQEGIRDTELQLKRWMHIFDKIINR